In the Caenorhabditis elegans chromosome X genome, one interval contains:
- the del-1 gene encoding Amiloride-sensitive sodium channel subunit alpha (Confirmed by transcript evidence): MSRDVGKSFEDDSPCKEEAPKTQIQHSVRDFCEQTTFHGVNMIFTTSLYWVRFLWVVVSLVCICLCMYSFSHVKDKYDRKEKIVNVELVFESAPFPAITVCNLNPFKNHLARSVPEISETLDAFHQAVVYSNDATMDELSGRGRRSLNDGPSFKYLQYEPVYSDCSCVPGRQECIAQTSAPRTLENACICNYDRHDGSAWPCYSAQTWEKSICPECNDIGFCNVPNTTGSGNIPCYCQLEMGYCVFQPESRVRRIWEFQGNKIPEKGSPLRKEYMEQLTQLGYGNMTDQVAITTQAKEKMILKMSGLHPQRRAALGYGKSELIKMCSFNGQQCNIDTEFKLHIDPSFGNCYTFNANPEKKLASSRAGPSYGLRLMMFVNSSDYLPTTEATGVRIAIHGKEECPFPDTFGYSAPTGVISSFGISLRNINRLPQPYGNCLQKDNPQSRSIYKGYKYEPEGCFRSCYQYRIIAKCGCADPRYPKPWKRSAWCDSTNTTTLNCLTTEGAKLSTKENQKHCKCIQPCQQDQYTTTYSAAKWPSGSIQTSCDNHSKDCNSYLREHAAMIEIYYEQMSYEILRESESYSWFNLMADMGGQAGLFLGASIMSVIEFLFFAVRTLGIACKPRRWRQKTELLRAEELNDAEKGVSTNNN, encoded by the exons ATGTCTCGG GATGTTGGTAAATCATTTGAAGATGATTCTCCGTGTAAGGAAGAGGCCCCCAAAACCCAAATCCAACATTCCGTTCGAGATTTTTGCGAACAAACTACGTTTCATGGTGTTAACATG ATATTCACCACTTCCTTATATTGGGTTCGGTTTCTATGGGTGGTCGTCAGTTTAGTGTGCATCTGCTTATGCATGTACTCATTCTCACATGTCAAGGATAAATACGATAGGAAGGAGAAAATTGTTAATGTGGAG CTTGTGTTCGAATCTGCTCCATTTCCAGCAATAACAGTGTGCAATTTGAACCCGTTCAAAAATCACTTGGCACGAAGTGTTCCGGAAATATCTGAAACG CTGGACGCATTCCACCAGGCAGTTGTCTATAGTAATGACGCGACAATGGACGAGTTAAGCGGTCGTGGAAGACGGAGCTTAAATGATGGCC cttcctTCAAATATTTGCAATATGAACCTGTTTACTCGGATTGCTCGTGTGTTCCGGGACGACAGGAGTGCATAG CTCAAACTTCTGCACCCCGAACACTGGAAAACGCATGCATTTGCAATTATGATCGGCATGACGGAAGTGCATGGCCATGCTACAGTGCTCA AACATGGGAAAAGTCAATTTGTCCGGAATGCAATGATATTGGGTTTTGCAATGTGCCGAATACAACGGGGTCCGGAAATATTCCTTGCTATTGCCAACTG GAAATGGGATACTGTGTATTCCAGCCAGAATCTCGCGTAAGAAGAATTTGGGAATTTCAAGGGAATAAAATTCCCGAAAAGGGTAGTCCACTGCGCAAAGAATATATGGAGCAACTAACACAACTCGGATATGGCAACATGACTGATCAAGTAGCTATTACAACGCAGGCTAAGGAAAA AATGATTCTCAAAATGTCTGGCCTTCATCCACAACGTAGAGCTGCTCTTGGCTATGGTAAATCGGAGTTGATTAAAATGTGTTCGTTCAATGGGCAGCAGTGCAATATAGACACGGAGTTCAA acttCACATTGATCCGTCATTTGGAAACTGTTACACATTCAATGCAAATCCGGAAAAGAAGTTGGCCAGCAGTAGAGCGGGGCCTAGTTACG GTCTTCGGTTGATGATGTTTGTGAATTCTTCGGATTATCTACCGACAACCGAAGCAACAGGAGTACGCATTGCAATTCATGGAAAAGAGGAATGCCCTTTTCCTGATACCTTCGGGTATTCTGCACCAACAGGCGTCATCTCGTCTTTTGGTATTTCACTAAGAAATATTAACCGTCTCCCTCAACCATATGGAAACTGCTTGCAAAAGGATAATCCACAATCGAGAAGTATTTACAAAGGTTATAAGTATGAGCCAGAA GGGTGCTTTCGTTCTTGCTACCAATATCGAATAATTGCAAAGTGTGGTTGTGCGGACCCTAGATATCCGAAACCCTGGAAAAGAAGTGCTTGGTGTGACAGCACTAATACCACAACCT TAAACTGCCTCACGACAGAAGGTGCCAAATTGTCAACAAAAGAAAATCAGAAGCACTGCAAATGTATTCAGCCATGCCAGCAAGATCAATACACAACAACGTATTCAGCAGCAAAGTGGCCGAGCGGAAGTATACAAACATCGTGTGACAATCATTCAAAAGATTGCAATTCTTATTTAAG agaacACGCCGCAAtgattgaaatttattatgaACAAATGAGCTATGAGATATTGAGAGAATCTGAGTCGTATTCTTGGTTCAACTTGATGGCCGATATGGGTGGCCAAGCTGGCTTGTTTTTAG gCGCAAGCATTATGAGCGTGATTGAGTTTTTATTCTTCGCTGTCCGAACTCTTGGAATTGCATGTAAGCCAAGAAGATGGAGGCAGAAAACGGAATTATTACGAGCTGAAGAATTGAATGATGCGGAAAAAGGAGTATCCACaaataataattga
- the del-1 gene encoding Degenerin del-1 (Confirmed by transcript evidence), whose amino-acid sequence MLDCATIKKRFTKSPYSIFTLSSDVGKSFEDDSPCKEEAPKTQIQHSVRDFCEQTTFHGVNMIFTTSLYWVRFLWVVVSLVCICLCMYSFSHVKDKYDRKEKIVNVELVFESAPFPAITVCNLNPFKNHLARSVPEISETLDAFHQAVVYSNDATMDELSGRGRRSLNDGPSFKYLQYEPVYSDCSCVPGRQECIAQTSAPRTLENACICNYDRHDGSAWPCYSAQTWEKSICPECNDIGFCNVPNTTGSGNIPCYCQLEMGYCVFQPESRVRRIWEFQGNKIPEKGSPLRKEYMEQLTQLGYGNMTDQVAITTQAKEKMILKMSGLHPQRRAALGYGKSELIKMCSFNGQQCNIDTEFKLHIDPSFGNCYTFNANPEKKLASSRAGPSYGLRLMMFVNSSDYLPTTEATGVRIAIHGKEECPFPDTFGYSAPTGVISSFGISLRNINRLPQPYGNCLQKDNPQSRSIYKGYKYEPEGCFRSCYQYRIIAKCGCADPRYPKPWKRSAWCDSTNTTTLNCLTTEGAKLSTKENQKHCKCIQPCQQDQYTTTYSAAKWPSGSIQTSCDNHSKDCNSYLREHAAMIEIYYEQMSYEILRESESYSWFNLMADMGGQAGLFLGASIMSVIEFLFFAVRTLGIACKPRRWRQKTELLRAEELNDAEKGVSTNNN is encoded by the exons GATGTTGGTAAATCATTTGAAGATGATTCTCCGTGTAAGGAAGAGGCCCCCAAAACCCAAATCCAACATTCCGTTCGAGATTTTTGCGAACAAACTACGTTTCATGGTGTTAACATG ATATTCACCACTTCCTTATATTGGGTTCGGTTTCTATGGGTGGTCGTCAGTTTAGTGTGCATCTGCTTATGCATGTACTCATTCTCACATGTCAAGGATAAATACGATAGGAAGGAGAAAATTGTTAATGTGGAG CTTGTGTTCGAATCTGCTCCATTTCCAGCAATAACAGTGTGCAATTTGAACCCGTTCAAAAATCACTTGGCACGAAGTGTTCCGGAAATATCTGAAACG CTGGACGCATTCCACCAGGCAGTTGTCTATAGTAATGACGCGACAATGGACGAGTTAAGCGGTCGTGGAAGACGGAGCTTAAATGATGGCC cttcctTCAAATATTTGCAATATGAACCTGTTTACTCGGATTGCTCGTGTGTTCCGGGACGACAGGAGTGCATAG CTCAAACTTCTGCACCCCGAACACTGGAAAACGCATGCATTTGCAATTATGATCGGCATGACGGAAGTGCATGGCCATGCTACAGTGCTCA AACATGGGAAAAGTCAATTTGTCCGGAATGCAATGATATTGGGTTTTGCAATGTGCCGAATACAACGGGGTCCGGAAATATTCCTTGCTATTGCCAACTG GAAATGGGATACTGTGTATTCCAGCCAGAATCTCGCGTAAGAAGAATTTGGGAATTTCAAGGGAATAAAATTCCCGAAAAGGGTAGTCCACTGCGCAAAGAATATATGGAGCAACTAACACAACTCGGATATGGCAACATGACTGATCAAGTAGCTATTACAACGCAGGCTAAGGAAAA AATGATTCTCAAAATGTCTGGCCTTCATCCACAACGTAGAGCTGCTCTTGGCTATGGTAAATCGGAGTTGATTAAAATGTGTTCGTTCAATGGGCAGCAGTGCAATATAGACACGGAGTTCAA acttCACATTGATCCGTCATTTGGAAACTGTTACACATTCAATGCAAATCCGGAAAAGAAGTTGGCCAGCAGTAGAGCGGGGCCTAGTTACG GTCTTCGGTTGATGATGTTTGTGAATTCTTCGGATTATCTACCGACAACCGAAGCAACAGGAGTACGCATTGCAATTCATGGAAAAGAGGAATGCCCTTTTCCTGATACCTTCGGGTATTCTGCACCAACAGGCGTCATCTCGTCTTTTGGTATTTCACTAAGAAATATTAACCGTCTCCCTCAACCATATGGAAACTGCTTGCAAAAGGATAATCCACAATCGAGAAGTATTTACAAAGGTTATAAGTATGAGCCAGAA GGGTGCTTTCGTTCTTGCTACCAATATCGAATAATTGCAAAGTGTGGTTGTGCGGACCCTAGATATCCGAAACCCTGGAAAAGAAGTGCTTGGTGTGACAGCACTAATACCACAACCT TAAACTGCCTCACGACAGAAGGTGCCAAATTGTCAACAAAAGAAAATCAGAAGCACTGCAAATGTATTCAGCCATGCCAGCAAGATCAATACACAACAACGTATTCAGCAGCAAAGTGGCCGAGCGGAAGTATACAAACATCGTGTGACAATCATTCAAAAGATTGCAATTCTTATTTAAG agaacACGCCGCAAtgattgaaatttattatgaACAAATGAGCTATGAGATATTGAGAGAATCTGAGTCGTATTCTTGGTTCAACTTGATGGCCGATATGGGTGGCCAAGCTGGCTTGTTTTTAG gCGCAAGCATTATGAGCGTGATTGAGTTTTTATTCTTCGCTGTCCGAACTCTTGGAATTGCATGTAAGCCAAGAAGATGGAGGCAGAAAACGGAATTATTACGAGCTGAAGAATTGAATGATGCGGAAAAAGGAGTATCCACaaataataattga
- the del-1 gene encoding Degenerin del-1 (Confirmed by transcript evidence) translates to MPFGVTMGNRKNLVHRILTPRLLRRNEERYRETEALVKKFKKKEEKEKDVGKSFEDDSPCKEEAPKTQIQHSVRDFCEQTTFHGVNMIFTTSLYWVRFLWVVVSLVCICLCMYSFSHVKDKYDRKEKIVNVELVFESAPFPAITVCNLNPFKNHLARSVPEISETLDAFHQAVVYSNDATMDELSGRGRRSLNDGPSFKYLQYEPVYSDCSCVPGRQECIAQTSAPRTLENACICNYDRHDGSAWPCYSAQTWEKSICPECNDIGFCNVPNTTGSGNIPCYCQLEMGYCVFQPESRVRRIWEFQGNKIPEKGSPLRKEYMEQLTQLGYGNMTDQVAITTQAKEKMILKMSGLHPQRRAALGYGKSELIKMCSFNGQQCNIDTEFKLHIDPSFGNCYTFNANPEKKLASSRAGPSYGLRLMMFVNSSDYLPTTEATGVRIAIHGKEECPFPDTFGYSAPTGVISSFGISLRNINRLPQPYGNCLQKDNPQSRSIYKGYKYEPEGCFRSCYQYRIIAKCGCADPRYPKPWKRSAWCDSTNTTTLNCLTTEGAKLSTKENQKHCKCIQPCQQDQYTTTYSAAKWPSGSIQTSCDNHSKDCNSYLREHAAMIEIYYEQMSYEILRESESYSWFNLMADMGGQAGLFLGASIMSVIEFLFFAVRTLGIACKPRRWRQKTELLRAEELNDAEKGVSTNNN, encoded by the exons GATGTTGGTAAATCATTTGAAGATGATTCTCCGTGTAAGGAAGAGGCCCCCAAAACCCAAATCCAACATTCCGTTCGAGATTTTTGCGAACAAACTACGTTTCATGGTGTTAACATG ATATTCACCACTTCCTTATATTGGGTTCGGTTTCTATGGGTGGTCGTCAGTTTAGTGTGCATCTGCTTATGCATGTACTCATTCTCACATGTCAAGGATAAATACGATAGGAAGGAGAAAATTGTTAATGTGGAG CTTGTGTTCGAATCTGCTCCATTTCCAGCAATAACAGTGTGCAATTTGAACCCGTTCAAAAATCACTTGGCACGAAGTGTTCCGGAAATATCTGAAACG CTGGACGCATTCCACCAGGCAGTTGTCTATAGTAATGACGCGACAATGGACGAGTTAAGCGGTCGTGGAAGACGGAGCTTAAATGATGGCC cttcctTCAAATATTTGCAATATGAACCTGTTTACTCGGATTGCTCGTGTGTTCCGGGACGACAGGAGTGCATAG CTCAAACTTCTGCACCCCGAACACTGGAAAACGCATGCATTTGCAATTATGATCGGCATGACGGAAGTGCATGGCCATGCTACAGTGCTCA AACATGGGAAAAGTCAATTTGTCCGGAATGCAATGATATTGGGTTTTGCAATGTGCCGAATACAACGGGGTCCGGAAATATTCCTTGCTATTGCCAACTG GAAATGGGATACTGTGTATTCCAGCCAGAATCTCGCGTAAGAAGAATTTGGGAATTTCAAGGGAATAAAATTCCCGAAAAGGGTAGTCCACTGCGCAAAGAATATATGGAGCAACTAACACAACTCGGATATGGCAACATGACTGATCAAGTAGCTATTACAACGCAGGCTAAGGAAAA AATGATTCTCAAAATGTCTGGCCTTCATCCACAACGTAGAGCTGCTCTTGGCTATGGTAAATCGGAGTTGATTAAAATGTGTTCGTTCAATGGGCAGCAGTGCAATATAGACACGGAGTTCAA acttCACATTGATCCGTCATTTGGAAACTGTTACACATTCAATGCAAATCCGGAAAAGAAGTTGGCCAGCAGTAGAGCGGGGCCTAGTTACG GTCTTCGGTTGATGATGTTTGTGAATTCTTCGGATTATCTACCGACAACCGAAGCAACAGGAGTACGCATTGCAATTCATGGAAAAGAGGAATGCCCTTTTCCTGATACCTTCGGGTATTCTGCACCAACAGGCGTCATCTCGTCTTTTGGTATTTCACTAAGAAATATTAACCGTCTCCCTCAACCATATGGAAACTGCTTGCAAAAGGATAATCCACAATCGAGAAGTATTTACAAAGGTTATAAGTATGAGCCAGAA GGGTGCTTTCGTTCTTGCTACCAATATCGAATAATTGCAAAGTGTGGTTGTGCGGACCCTAGATATCCGAAACCCTGGAAAAGAAGTGCTTGGTGTGACAGCACTAATACCACAACCT TAAACTGCCTCACGACAGAAGGTGCCAAATTGTCAACAAAAGAAAATCAGAAGCACTGCAAATGTATTCAGCCATGCCAGCAAGATCAATACACAACAACGTATTCAGCAGCAAAGTGGCCGAGCGGAAGTATACAAACATCGTGTGACAATCATTCAAAAGATTGCAATTCTTATTTAAG agaacACGCCGCAAtgattgaaatttattatgaACAAATGAGCTATGAGATATTGAGAGAATCTGAGTCGTATTCTTGGTTCAACTTGATGGCCGATATGGGTGGCCAAGCTGGCTTGTTTTTAG gCGCAAGCATTATGAGCGTGATTGAGTTTTTATTCTTCGCTGTCCGAACTCTTGGAATTGCATGTAAGCCAAGAAGATGGAGGCAGAAAACGGAATTATTACGAGCTGAAGAATTGAATGATGCGGAAAAAGGAGTATCCACaaataataattga